The Perca fluviatilis chromosome 24, GENO_Pfluv_1.0, whole genome shotgun sequence genome has a window encoding:
- the LOC120554621 gene encoding A disintegrin and metalloproteinase with thrombospondin motifs 5 yields MVRIPGALAEDMLWFRLLLLCVVELELGAGLSTFQGFYLPPANGSLLAPARRTDGVVRTIDRIYHGGGKVGYLVYLDGSRFQLDMERDESVLSHHFSPQYVLAMMGDSPAPLQRECVYRGTVDSNPESLAVFNLCGGGLEGFFAVDHARYSITPIVRAKGHEHDVRALHDKDAESALHVFTRESFSFEAMREGRESCGTRDGRRGRRHAAGKRRHRGRGKGTLGKERLAEESADEHGARGRTWWSRFAKAAAAAEPGPRSKRSVSRARHVELLLVADDTMTKKYGKDLNHYLLTLASIASKLYGHASIENPIRLSVVKVTVVAEEEKGLDVSKNAAATLKSFCKWQNQQNPLDDDHHHHHDAAILFTRQDLCGHHSCDTLGMADVGTICSPERSCAVIEDDGLHAAFTVAHEIGHLLGLSHDDSKFCEERFGVNSDKRLMSSILTSIDASKPWSRCTSATITDFFDDGNAECLLDSPRQPLLGPEELPGQSYDAVRQCRLAFGPEYTVCPGMDVCSRLWCAVIRQGQMVCLTKKLPAVEGTPCGKGRICLQGKCVDKTRKRHYSASNHGSWSSWGPWGACSRTCGGGVQFAQRLCNNPPPRNNGRYCTGKRAIYRSCNVTPCPASNKSFRQEQCEVRNGPQTDPKGVKTFVEWVPKYAGVLPKDVCKLTCRANRTGYYVVFSHRVVDGTECRPYSSSVCVKGKCVRTGCDGIIGSKLQFDKCGICGGDSTGCIRVVGNFTKKSKGYTDVVKIPAGSTHIKVRQHKAKDQTRYTAYLALRRPNNEYLLNGKFVISTSETIIVLNGSVLNYSGWSQRDESLHSMGPRALEEALVVQILATDAKKPLDVHYSYFMPRQTAPQQPSAPLIPKPKSTLPQSTTRVSTTTRTTTTTTTTTSSTTTSFSASPVLVAGPPTAPGPSTPTPGPHWVTGSWMTCSRTCDTGWQSRTVQCKDQDGKLSKGCMLGARPSAFKHCLVKKC; encoded by the exons ATGGTGCGGATCCCTGGTGCTCTGGCCGAGGACATGCTCTGGTTTCGGCTACTGTTGCTGTGCGTCGTGGAGTTGGAGCTGGGAGCCGGGCTTTCTACTTTCCAGGGTTTCTATCTTCCACCTGCGAACGGGTCGCTTCTCGCACCTGCCCGGAGGACAGACGGGGTCGTGCGGACCATTGACCGGATTTACCACGGAGGTGGGAAGGTGGGCTACCTGGTGTACCTGGATGGGAGCCGGTTTCAGCTGGACATGGAGCGGGACGAGTCGGTGCTGTCGCATCACTTCAGCCCCCAGTATGTGCTCGCTATGATGGGGGACAGCCCTGCGCCTTTGCAGCGGGAATGCGTGTACCGTGGGACAGTGGACTCCAACCCGGAGTCCCTCGCCGTCTTCAACCTCTGCGGCGGGGGTCTCGAGGGCTTCTTCGCCGTGGACCACGCGCGCTACTCCATCACGCCTATCGTCAGGGCGAAGGGACACGAGCACGACGTGCGTGCCCTGCACGACAAAGACGCGGAGAGCGCGCTCCACGTGTTCACGCGCGAAAGTTTCAGCTTCGAGGCCATGCGCGAGGGGCGCGAGAGCTGCGGGACGCGCGACGGGCGCAGGGGACGCAGACATGCGGCGGGGAAACGCCGGCACAGAGGTCGCGGGAAGGGGACACTGGGCAAAGAGAGACTCGCGGAGGAGAGCGCAGATGAGCACGGCGCGCGCGGGCGAACATGGTGGAGCCGGTTCGCcaaagcagcagctgctgcgGAACCTGGCCCGCGGAGCAAGAGGTCAGTCTCTCGCGCCAGGCACGTGGAGCTGCTCCTGGTGGCCGACGACACCATGACCAAGAAATACGGCAAGGACTTGAATCACTACCTGCTCACACTGGCCTCCATCGCGTCCAAGCTGTACGGGCACGCCAGCATCGAGAACCCCATCCGGCTGTCGGTGGTGAAAGTGACCGTGGtcgctgaggaggagaaggggcTCGATGTGTCCAAGAACGCGGCGGCGACACTGAAAAGCTTCTGCAAGTGGCAGAACCAACAGAACCCGCTGGACGacgaccaccaccaccaccacgacGCCGCCATCCTCTTCACCAGGCAG GACCTCTGTGGCCACCACTCCTGCGACACCCTGGGCATGGCAGACGTCGGCACCATCTGCTCTCCGGAGAGAAGCTGCGCCGTCATCGAGGACGACGGGCTTCACGCTGCGTTTACAGTTGCGCATGAGATAG GCCACCTGCTCGGCTTGTCCCATGACGACTCCAAGTTCTGCGAGGAGCGTTTCGGAGTCAACAGCGACAAGCGGCTAATGTCCTCCATCCTCACCTCCATAGACGCCTCCAAACCCTGGAGCCGCTGCACCTCGGCCACCATCACAGACTTCTTTGACGACGGCAATG CTGAGTGTCTTCTAGACTCTCCTCGCCAGCCCCTGCTGGGCCCTGAGGAGCTCCCAGGGCAGAGCTACGACGCCGTCCGCCAGTGTCGCCTGGCCTTCGGCCCCGAGTACACCGTCTGCCCGGGCATGGACGTATGTTCTCGCCTGTGGTGCGCCGTGATTCGCCAGGGGCAGATGGTGTGTCTGACCAAGAAGCTGCCGGCCGTGGAGGGAACGCCCTGCGGGAAGGGACGCATCTGCCTGCAGGGGAAGTGTGTGGACAAGACCCGCAAGAGACACTACTCA GCGTCTAACCACGGCAGCTGGAGTTCCTGGGGTCCTTGGGGTGCGTGCTCCAGAACTTGCGGAGGCGGGGTGCAGTTCGCCCAACGCCTGTGCAACAACCCGCCACCACGTAACAACGGGCGCTACTGCACGGGGAAGAGAGCCATCTATCGGTCCTGCAACGTGACACCATGTCCAGCATCAA ATAAAAGTTTCCGGCAGGAGCAATGTGAAGTGCGCAACGGTCCCCAGACAGATCCTAAAGGGGTGAAGACCTTTGTTGAGTGGGTGCCTAAGTACGCTGGAGTCCTCCCTAAAGATGTGTGCAAGttgacctgcagagcaaataGGACAGGATACTATGTGGTGTTCTCTCATAGG GTGGTAGACGGGACCGAGTGTCGTCCTTATAGCAGCTCGGTGTGCGTGAAAGGGAAGTGTGTACGGACAGGCTGCGACGGCATCATTGGCTCCAAGCTCCAGTTTGATAAGTGTGGTATATGTGGAGGTGACAGCACAGGATGTATACGCGTTGTGGGCAACTTCACCAAGAAGAG TAAGGGATACACTGACGTGGTGAAGATCCCTGCAGGCTCCACCCACATCAAGGTTCGTCAGCACAAGGCCAAGGACCAGACCCGCTACACCGCCTACCTGGCCCTCCGACGGCCCAACAACGAGTACCTCCTTAACGGCAAGTTCGTGATCTCCACCTCCGAGACAATCATCGTGCTCAACGGTTCTGTGCTTAACTACAGCGGCTGGAGCCAAAGGGACGAGTCGCTCCACAGCATGGGTCCCCGGGCCCTCGAAGAAGCCTTGGTGGTCCAGATTCTAGCAACAGATGCTAAAAAGCCTCTGGATGTTCATTATAGCTACTTCATGCCGCGCCAAACAGCCCCACAGCAGCCATCGGCTCCACTCATCCCCAAACCAAAGTCAACACTTCCACAGAGCACTACAAGAGTGTCAACCACAACGagaaccaccaccaccaccaccaccaccaccagtagCACCACTACATCTTTCTCCGCTTCCCCTGTCCTGGTCGCGGGTCCACCGACAGCTCCAGGtccctccacccccaccccgGGGCCCCACTGGGTAACGGGATCCTGGATGACCTGCTCCAGGACTTGTGACACTGGCTGGCAGAGCCGGACAGTGCAGTGTAAGGACCAGGATGGAAAACTGTCCAAGGGCTGCATGTTAGGTGCCCGACCCTCTGCCTTCAAACACTGTCTGGTGAAGAAATGTTGA
- the adamts1 gene encoding A disintegrin and metalloproteinase with thrombospondin motifs 1, with amino-acid sequence MMWGLHVSIGLIAALCVGAAHSAWEESTVVPVRLDPAARSESETEPWRTLSAEEKEKEAEMREYRLDVFGKELFLQLEPDQTFLAPGFVFHIVGSPESELTQEPKSGAEPGCFFSGTVNREEHSAAALNLCHGLRGGFYFQGEEYFIQPLNSSDFMGTEEDVHMIRRRGRAALAEEGSAKCGVNEDEERVPKNLEKEAKHGAANADQTAHHRTRRFVSTPRYLEIMLVADQSMAEFHGAGLKPYLLTIMAVASRLYRHPTIHNSITLAVVKLLVVYEEERGPQVSANAAMTLRNFCQWQRQHNPPSDRHPEHYDTAVLFTRTDLCGAHSCDTLGMADVGTVCDPDRSCSIIEDDGLQAAFTVAHELGHVFNMPHDDAQLCSGVNGAHWSAHMMASTLSNLDQQQPWSPCSALMVTTFLDNGHGQCLLDKPVKPQPLPQPLPGTVYDADHQCRLTFGEDSQHCPDLSSMCAALWCTVTTSNGLLVCQTKNFPWADGTACGHDSYCLAGHCLTKSQAAKHQTAVNGGWGVWGPWGDCSRTCGGGVQYSFRSCDNPLPKNGGKYCEGKRIQYRSCNTDTCPDTNGLSFREEQCLAHNDMSAQVSLGSGEGVEWVPKYAGVSPKDRCKLVCRAKGTGYFFVLKPKVADGTPCSPDSTSVCVQGQCVKAGCDRVIGSNQRFDKCGVCGGDGSTCKKVSGSLERARPGYQDVVTIPAGATHLDVKQRAPGNGRPDNSYLAVRRQDGSYLLNGEYKLMTMETDITLQGALLRYSGSSATLERLRSFAPLPEPLTIQVLSVGEAPRPRVKYSYFAPRPNSAASVSNINGGRRQSINAIREVGGAEWTLREWGPCSQTCGVGMQQREVVCLDPHGRPSRDCPEELRPLASRSCATQSCPSWLLGEWSVCSKTCGRGFRKRPLRCVGHDGRALTHDSCDPKDRPRPLLELCNQSAC; translated from the exons ATGATGTGGGGTTTACACGTTTCCATTGGTTTAATCGCCGCTCTGTGCGTCGGCGCAGCGCACAGCGCCTGGGAGGAAAGCACCGTGGTGCCGGTCAGACTAGACCCGGCGGCCCGGTCGGAGAGCGAAACCGAACCGTGGCGGACTCTCTCCgcagaggagaaagaaaaggaggcgGAGATGAGGGAGTACCGGTTGGACGTATTTGGCAAAGAGCTGTTCTTGCAGCTAGAGCCTGACCAGACCTTCTTGGCGCCGGGTTTCGTCTTCCACATTGTGGGGAGCCCTGAGTCCGAACTGACACAGGAACCCAAGAGCGGAGCCGAACCGGGTTGTTTCTTCTCTGGCACTGTGAACAGAGAGGAACACTCTGCCGCTGCGCTCAACCTGTGCCACGGACTCAGGGGCGGATTCTACTTTCAGGGGGAAGAATAttttattcagccccttaactCGAGTGACTTCATGGGCACTGAGGAGGATGTCCACATGATCCGCCGGAGAGGTCGAGCAGCTCTGGCTGAGGAGGGGAGCGCCAAGTGCGGGGTCAACGAGGACGAGGAGAGGGTGCCAAAGAATCTGGAGAAAGAAGCCAAGCACGGAGCCGCTAACGCAGACCAGACAG CCCACCACAGAACCAGGCGTTTTGTTTCCACCCCTCGCTACCTGGAGATCATGCTTGTGGCCGACCAGTCCATGGCTGAGTTCCACGGCGCCGGGCTCAAGCCCTACCTACTGACCATCATGGCAGTGGCATCCCGCCTTTATCGCCACCCTACCATCCACAACTCCATCACTCTGGCAGTGGTGAAGCTGCTGGTTGTATACGAGGAGGAGAGAGGCCCTCAGGTGTCCGCTAACGCCGCAATGACTCTGCGCAACTTCTGCCAGTGGCAGCGGCAGCATAACCCACCAAGTGACCGCCACCCGGAGCATTATGACACTGCAGTGCTCTTCACCAGAACG GATCTGTGCGGTGCCCACTCTTGTGACACTCTGGGCATGGCAGATGTTGGCACCGTGTGTGACCCTGACAGAAGCTGCTCAATTATTGAGGATGATGGGCTGCAAGCAGCATTTACTGTGGCACATGAGCTGg GCCATGTCTTCAACATGCCTCACGATGATGCCCAGCTGTGCTCCGGGGTCAACGGTGCCCACTGGAGCGCCCATATGATGGCCTCCACCCTGTCCAACCTGGACCAGCAGCAGCCATGGTCCCCCTGCTCCGCCCTCATGGTCACTACCTTCCTGGACAACGGCCATGGTCAGTGCCTGCTGGATAAACCGGTCAAACCTCAGCCGCTCCCTCAGCCCCTGCCCGGGACGGTCTATGATGCCGACCATCAGTGTCGGCTTACCTTTGGCGAAGACTCCCAACACTGCCCTGATCTGAGTAGCATGTGCGCTGCTCTGTGGTGCACTGTGACCACATCCAATGGTTTGCTGGTGTGCCAGACTAAGAACTTCCCCTGGGCTGATGGAACGGCATGCGGGCATGACAGCTACTGCCTGGCCGGACATTGTCTCACTAAGAGCCAAGCCGCCAAACACCAG ACTGCTGTCAATGGTGGCTGGGGAGTGTGGGGTCCCTGGGGCGACTGCTCTCGGACCTGTGGTGGAGGGGTGCAGTATTCCTTTCGTTCCTGTGACAACCCTTTGCCCAAGAACGGGGGCAAGTACTGTGAGGGCAAGAGGATCCAATACCGCTCCTGTAACACGGACACCTGCCCTGACACCAATG GCCTGTCATTCCGCGAGGAACAGTGCCTGGCCCACAACGACATGTCAGCCCAAGTGTCTCTGGGTTCAGGCGAGGGTGTCGAGTGGGTGCCCAAGTATGCTGGAGTTTCACCCAAAGACCGCTGCAAGCTGGTGTGCCGAGCCAAGGGGACTGGATACTTCTTTGTCCTGAAACCTAAG GTGGCTGATGGCACACCCTGCAGCCCCGACTCCACCTCAGTTTGTGTTCAAGGCCAGTGTGTCAAGGCTGGATGTGATCGCGTCATCGGCTCTAACCAGCGCTTTGATAAGTGCGGTGTGTGTGGTGGAGACGGCTCTACCTGCAAGAAAGTGTCTGGTTCTCTGGAGCGTGCCAG GCCTGGTTACCAGGATGTTGTAACCATCCCTGCTGGTGCCACCCACCTTGATGTTAAGCAGCGTGCCCCAGGCAATGGTCGTCCTGATAACAGCTACTTGGCAGTGCGTCGCCAGGATGGAAGCTATCTGTTAAATGGCGAATACAAGCTGATGACCATGGAGACCGACATCACCTTGCAAGGGGCACTCTTGCGATACAGTGGCTCCTCCGCCACCCTGGAGCGCCTCCGGAGCTTCGCCCCACTCCCCGAGCCCCTCACCATCCAGGTGCTGTCTGTGGGGGAAGCCCCGAGGCCCCGGGTTAAGTACAGCTACTTTGCCCCGAGACCCAACAGTGCTGCGTCGGTCTCCAACATCAATGGAGGCCGCCGCCAGTCCATCAATGCCATCAGAGAGGTGGGTGGAGCCGAGTGGACCCTGAGGGAGTGGGGTCCGTGCTCCCAGACCTGTGGAGTAGGTATGCAGCAGAGAGAGGTGGTATGTCTAGATCCCCATGGTCGTCCCTCCAGAGATTGCCCGGAGGAGCTGCGCCCCTTGGCCTCACGGTCGTGCGCCACCCAGTCCTGTCCCTCCTGGCTTCTCGGAGAATGGTCGGTATGCTCAAAGACCTGCGGCCGAGGCTTCCGCAAACGCCCACTGCGCTGCGTCGGCCACGATGGGCGCGCACTAACCCATGACAGCTGTGACCCCAAAGACCGGCCGCGACCCCTGCTGGAACTGTGTAATCAGAGTGCCTGTTAA